The proteins below are encoded in one region of Mangifera indica cultivar Alphonso chromosome 7, CATAS_Mindica_2.1, whole genome shotgun sequence:
- the LOC123220258 gene encoding signal peptidase complex subunit 3B-like isoform X2: MHSFWYRANALLTFAVTILALMCAIVSLSDNLNTPSPTAEIQVLNINWFQKQTHGNDELFVFIAAEYETPKNALNQVSLWDAIVPTKESAKFSIHTSNKYRFIDQGHNLRGKEFNLTLHWHVMPRTGKMFADKIVMSGYRLPEEYR, from the exons atgcaTTCCTTCTGGTACAGAGCCAACGCTCTGTTGACGTTCGCCGTCACCATTCTCGCTTTAATGTGCGCCATCGTTTCTCTCTCTGACAACCTTAACACTCCTTCTCCGACTGCCGAAATCCAG GTGTTGAATATTAATTGGTTTCAGAAGCAGACGCATGGAAACGATGAG CTTTTCGTTTTCATAGCAGCTGAGTATGAAACCCCCAAGAATGCTCTAAACCAG GTGTCACTTTGGGATGCTATAGTACCAACCAAAGAGTCTGCCAAGTTTTCCATTCACACCTCAAACAAATACCGATTTATTGATCAG GGACACAATCTCCGGGGTAAAGAATTCAACTTGACATTGCACTGGCATGTCATGCCTAGGACAGGCAAGATGTTTGCTGATAAAATAGTCATGTCTGGATACCGCTTGCCAGAGGAATACAGATGA
- the LOC123220258 gene encoding signal peptidase complex subunit 3B-like isoform X1, producing MHSFWYRANALLTFAVTILALMCAIVSLSDNLNTPSPTAEIQVLNINWFQKQTHGNDEASLTLNITADLQSLFTWNTKQLFVFIAAEYETPKNALNQVSLWDAIVPTKESAKFSIHTSNKYRFIDQGHNLRGKEFNLTLHWHVMPRTGKMFADKIVMSGYRLPEEYR from the exons atgcaTTCCTTCTGGTACAGAGCCAACGCTCTGTTGACGTTCGCCGTCACCATTCTCGCTTTAATGTGCGCCATCGTTTCTCTCTCTGACAACCTTAACACTCCTTCTCCGACTGCCGAAATCCAG GTGTTGAATATTAATTGGTTTCAGAAGCAGACGCATGGAAACGATGAG GCCAGCCTGACATTGAACATAACCGCTGATTTGCAATCACTGTTTACATGGAACACCAAACAG CTTTTCGTTTTCATAGCAGCTGAGTATGAAACCCCCAAGAATGCTCTAAACCAG GTGTCACTTTGGGATGCTATAGTACCAACCAAAGAGTCTGCCAAGTTTTCCATTCACACCTCAAACAAATACCGATTTATTGATCAG GGACACAATCTCCGGGGTAAAGAATTCAACTTGACATTGCACTGGCATGTCATGCCTAGGACAGGCAAGATGTTTGCTGATAAAATAGTCATGTCTGGATACCGCTTGCCAGAGGAATACAGATGA